The Paenibacillus yonginensis genome segment GATCCTAAAGATGTAGGCCGGAACTACGAGACGGACGTAATCCGCGTGAACAGCCAATCCGGCAAAGGCGGCGTAGGTTATATGCTGCAGCAAAGCTACGGCGTGCAGCTTCCGACCGGCATGAAAGAGGAAATGGGTTATCTGGCCAAAGGTGCCTCCGACCAGGGTGAAAAAGAGCTGACCGCTGAGGAAATCTACAGCCTCTTTAAAGCCGAATACGTCGATAATACGCAGAAATTTGATTTGCTCGACTGCCATTTCAACAAGCAGGAAGGATCGATTGTAGCTACACTTGAGATTATCCGCGGCGGCAAACGGGATAAAATCAACGCTTTGGGCAACGGACATCTGGATTCCGTAAGCAATGCTTTTAAAGCTTATCTGGGCCTGAATTATGATCTGTCCTTCTATGAAGAACATTCACTTGGCCGGGAGTCTTCGGCCCAGGCGATCGCTTATGTAGGCCTTACCTCAAACGGCAAAATATATTGGGGAGCCGGTATCCACCCGGATATTATCCAGGCTTCCGTTCATGCGATGCTGGTTGCGCTTAACCGTATGGCATAGCCGAATGGCGACCTGGAGGAACGAACCGATCAGCCGATACATCTCCCATGAACCTAGACCCGCCAACTGGCGGGTTTTCTTTTTTTTACATTGGCTCTGTTAAAGTTAATTGTTAGTATTACTTATAAAAAATAGAACTTCCTAATTAATGGTAGTTCTATTTTGTAATATTTGCTTATTAAACTATCGCACCCGTTAGTTGAACAATTTATGCTTTTTTTTTATTGGTATGAATAGGATATTAAGTTCTTCATATTATTTAGGTAAATTTAGTTGCCACGAAACTCCATAACGGTCATTTAGCCAGCCAAATTTCTTACTGAATCCATAATCTCCTATTGGCATAAGTGCTTGTCCACCTTCAATGAGTTTCTGATAAAGATTGTCAAGTTCTTCTTCAGTATTACAAGTAACAAATATTGAGAATGAAGGTGTGAAGGAGAACTGATGTTTAATATTGCTGTCTATGCACATAAATTCTTGACCTTTTAAGGTGAAAGTAGCCTGCATAACAGTTCCTTCATCCCCACTTTCATTTGCACCATATCGAACAATATTTGTAATTGCTGAATCCTCAATCAGAGATGTGTAAAAATTCATTGCCTCTTCTGCGTTGCCCTCTTGAAACATTAAAAATGGTGTGACCTTTTCCATTATAAATCTACTCCTTTTAGAATCTATTTTCTAAATTATAATTCAACCTATATTATAATATCCATTCTTTTACTAACCTGTGCAACTCCATTAAAACGTTGTATCCTTCCTTTAAGCCTCCGGTGATAATTGTTAACGTTCTGGATATGGAATAGTCCCTTTGTGCGAACCTTACCATCAGACTTGAATTGATAAATATCCATCCCTTTTTCAGCAGCATATGTTTTAAAGGCACGCCAAGAATCGGTGCATAATACATTTTCGCTTGAAAGTTTATGTCCGATGGCTTTATCTAACTGTTCTTTTGTTAATCGCCCCATTCCCAACGTCTGCGAAAAAGTCATCTTTTCACGGTCTCTTGCGACCAATACACATACTTGTTCGCTGCTTATGCCACGTTTCTTAGCAGAACCTCCACGTTTACAAGGTTTTCTGTCTTTTATCTTTCTTTGCCCTTTTTCTGAGTATAGGAAACAGGTCTCGTCCATTTCAACGATACCTTCAAAATTAGATATTTCCATTTGTTTTAGTGATGATAAGAGTTTATGCCTCCAGTAAAACAATGTAACGTGAGTAACATTTCCAACTAATTTAGCAGATTTACGCAGAGAATACCCTTCTATCATACATTCGATGAATTTAATCCATTGATTGAGATGGCGTGTTCGATATAGAGCAGTATTTATGAGGTCAGTAAATGTCCTTTTAACACGCTTTACAGCGATAACGTTGCTTTTCTACTTCATCACCATCAACACTCGTTGAGTATGTGCCATACCGAACGATATGTTCTGATTCACAGTCAGGACAATGATAACCGCTCTTATTTTTGCGTTCAGATATTTCTTGCAGAACAGTTCCTGTCGAAGAAGATGCAGTAAGTGCATCAATTAAATCTCTCGTAGTCGGTGCTTTTCTTCTGGATTTAGTTTTTGTATGGTTTTAAGAATATCAGTTGCTCTCACGTTCATCACCACTTTTATATAGTTAAACCCATTATAGAACATAGGTTCCTGTGAATCAAATTATCAACAACAGGCTTTAACAGAGCCTTTACATTAGAAATGCCTACAGTTTCCGTAGAATTGCCTCTCATCCCTAAAAGGCGCTATTCCCTATAATGGGTAGGAAAGAAGTGGAAAGGAGGAAGGCTATCGAATTATGTAACCGCTAACACAATGTTGAAGAAAACGAGATAGAGGTCGTTATTCATTCCAAAACCCGGTTTTTGAGGAGGAATATAATGCGCAACAAATTTGTCGCCTTATCGCTTGTCATCAGCATGTTGTTCTCCGGTTTCTTTCTTGATGCGGGTCCGCTTACTCCATCTGCATCTGCTGCAGGAGGGTCTAATTTGACTCTGGGCAAAACGATTACCGCCAGCGGTCAGGCTGACGTCTATAGTCCGGATAACGTTAAAGACGGCAGCCAGAATACTTATTGGGAAAGCGCGAATAACGCCTTTCCGCAGTGGATTCAAGTCGACCTTGGAGCTGCCGCAAGCATTGATCAGATCGTTCTGAAGCTCCCAACGGCAAGCGGCTGGAATACAAGAACACAAACCCTTTCTGTGCAAGGCAGTATCAATGGCTCAAGTTATACAACTTTGGTCGGTTCCGCAGACTACGTCTTCTCGCCGGAATCGGGCAATACGGTTACCATAAATTTCTCGGCGGCTAATACCCGTTATGTGAAGCTTACTTTTACTGGAAATACAGGCTGGCCGGCTGCTCAGCTTTCCGAATTGGAGATTTACGGAGCCGATCCAACACCGACACCGACACCGACACCGACACCGACACCAACACCAACACCGACACCAACACCGACACCAACACCAACACCAACACCAACAC includes the following:
- a CDS encoding VOC family protein, whose translation is MEKVTPFLMFQEGNAEEAMNFYTSLIEDSAITNIVRYGANESGDEGTVMQATFTLKGQEFMCIDSNIKHQFSFTPSFSIFVTCNTEEELDNLYQKLIEGGQALMPIGDYGFSKKFGWLNDRYGVSWQLNLPK